The following proteins come from a genomic window of Sulfitobacter indolifex:
- the glcF gene encoding glycolate oxidase subunit GlcF — protein sequence MQTTFTPEQLQDPDTQRSNDILRACVHCGFCTATCPTYQVLGDELDSPRGRIYLIKDMLENDRDPDPKTVLHIDRCLSCLACMTTCPSGVHYMHLVDHARSYIEERYKRPMGERALRWMLARILPYPTRFRLALLGAKIGRPFARLMPDARLRAMLEMAPKTIPPVSRNDDPQSFPANGKPLRRVALMTGCAQKALNTDINDATIRLLTRAGCEVVVAEGAGCCGALTHHMGKTDESHAHAARNIRAWCAEIDGKGLDAIVINTSGCGTTVKDYGHMFRNDPLAADAARVSALAKDVTELLADLDLPFTAPAEQGMVVAYHAACSLQHGQQIKSTPKMLLKQAGFTVVEPADSHLCCGSAGTYNLMQPEISAKLKERKIKTLEAKSPDVIAAGNIGCMMQIGSGTGVPVVHSVELLDWAYGGPKPPALSRDPDAPAQVPRLR from the coding sequence ATGCAGACCACATTCACCCCCGAACAGTTGCAGGATCCTGACACGCAGCGCAGCAACGACATCCTGCGGGCCTGCGTGCACTGCGGTTTTTGCACGGCGACTTGCCCGACCTATCAGGTCTTGGGCGATGAGTTGGACAGCCCGCGCGGGCGCATCTACCTGATCAAGGACATGCTGGAGAACGACCGCGACCCAGACCCAAAGACGGTCCTGCACATCGACCGCTGCCTATCCTGCCTTGCCTGTATGACGACCTGCCCGTCGGGGGTGCATTACATGCATCTGGTCGATCATGCGCGTAGCTACATCGAGGAGCGCTACAAGCGGCCCATGGGGGAACGCGCGCTGCGTTGGATGCTGGCGCGGATATTGCCCTATCCGACACGCTTTCGATTGGCGCTGTTGGGGGCAAAGATCGGTCGGCCCTTCGCGCGGCTGATGCCCGACGCCCGGCTGCGCGCCATGCTTGAGATGGCGCCAAAGACGATCCCCCCGGTCAGCCGCAATGACGATCCGCAGAGCTTCCCGGCCAATGGCAAACCGCTGCGCCGTGTCGCCCTGATGACCGGCTGCGCCCAAAAGGCGCTGAACACCGATATCAATGACGCCACGATCCGGCTGCTCACCCGTGCGGGGTGCGAGGTGGTGGTGGCCGAAGGCGCGGGCTGTTGTGGGGCGCTGACCCATCACATGGGCAAGACCGATGAAAGCCACGCCCATGCGGCGCGTAACATCCGCGCGTGGTGCGCCGAGATTGACGGCAAGGGGCTGGATGCAATCGTCATCAACACCTCGGGCTGCGGCACCACGGTAAAGGATTACGGCCATATGTTCCGCAATGATCCGCTGGCCGCGGATGCCGCCCGGGTCTCGGCCTTGGCGAAGGATGTGACTGAGCTGCTGGCGGATTTGGACCTGCCCTTCACCGCACCTGCGGAGCAAGGCATGGTCGTGGCCTATCACGCGGCTTGTTCACTGCAACACGGGCAGCAGATCAAGTCCACGCCGAAAATGCTGCTGAAACAGGCGGGGTTCACGGTGGTGGAACCAGCTGACAGCCACCTCTGCTGCGGCTCGGCAGGGACCTATAACCTTATGCAGCCAGAGATTTCGGCCAAGCTGAAAGAGCGCAAGATCAAGACGCTGGAGGCAAAGTCGCCGGATGTGATCGCGGCGGGCAACATCGGTTGCATGATGCAGATCGGCTCGGGCACCGGGGTGCCTGTGGTGCATAGCGTCGAACTGCTCGATTGGGCCT
- a CDS encoding FAD-linked oxidase C-terminal domain-containing protein, producing the protein MDMPTPNAGIIARKARIVARLRAVLPQAAVIDDVHETRAYECDALTAYKCPPLAVTLPASTEEVSTVLRICHEEGVPVVPRGSGTSLAGGALPTADSVVLGVARMAEVLEVDYDNRLMRVQTGRTNLSVTGAVEEDGFFYAPDPSSQLACAIAGNIAMNSGGAHCLKYGVTTNNLLGVTMVMMDGEVVEIGGGYMDAGGLDLLGVICGSEGQLGVVTEATLRILPKPEGARPVLMGFDDNAVAGACVSDIIKAGVLPVAIEFMDRPCIEATEAFAHAGYPMCEALLIVEVEGSDAEIDHQLQLIKEIAQRHNPVELRESTSAEESAAIWLGRKSAFGAMGQINDYMCLDGTIPVTELPMVLRRIGEMSDSYGLKVGNVFHAGDGNMHPLILFDANKPGDLEKCEAFGADILRLCVEVGGCLTGEHGVGIEKRDLMHVQYAPADLEAQLAVKDVFDPAWLLNPAKVFPLDVTEGRRGRGVSVAA; encoded by the coding sequence ATGGACATGCCAACACCAAATGCCGGGATCATTGCGCGCAAGGCGCGAATCGTTGCGCGGCTGCGCGCGGTCTTGCCGCAGGCCGCCGTGATCGACGATGTACATGAGACGCGGGCCTATGAATGTGACGCGCTGACCGCCTATAAATGTCCGCCCCTTGCCGTGACCCTGCCTGCCAGCACCGAAGAAGTCTCGACCGTTCTGCGCATCTGCCATGAGGAAGGCGTTCCCGTCGTGCCGCGCGGGTCGGGCACATCGCTTGCCGGTGGGGCGCTGCCTACCGCCGATAGCGTGGTGCTGGGCGTGGCGCGGATGGCCGAGGTGCTTGAGGTCGATTATGACAACCGCCTCATGCGGGTGCAAACCGGGCGCACCAATCTCAGCGTGACCGGCGCGGTGGAGGAGGATGGGTTTTTCTACGCGCCTGACCCCTCCAGCCAGTTGGCCTGCGCCATCGCGGGCAATATCGCGATGAACTCCGGCGGGGCGCATTGTCTGAAATACGGGGTCACCACGAACAATCTGCTGGGCGTCACGATGGTGATGATGGATGGCGAAGTGGTCGAGATCGGCGGCGGCTATATGGATGCGGGCGGGCTTGATCTGCTGGGGGTGATCTGCGGCTCTGAGGGGCAGTTGGGCGTCGTGACAGAGGCAACGCTGCGCATCCTACCCAAGCCCGAAGGCGCGCGGCCCGTATTGATGGGGTTTGACGACAACGCCGTGGCGGGGGCCTGCGTCAGTGACATCATTAAGGCGGGGGTTCTGCCCGTCGCCATCGAATTCATGGACCGCCCCTGTATTGAGGCGACCGAAGCCTTCGCCCATGCGGGATACCCAATGTGCGAGGCACTGCTGATCGTTGAGGTTGAAGGTTCAGACGCCGAGATTGACCACCAGCTTCAGCTCATCAAAGAGATCGCGCAGCGGCACAACCCGGTGGAACTGCGCGAAAGCACAAGTGCCGAGGAAAGCGCCGCCATCTGGCTCGGGCGCAAGTCGGCCTTTGGCGCGATGGGGCAGATCAACGATTACATGTGCCTTGATGGCACGATCCCGGTGACCGAATTGCCGATGGTGCTGCGGCGTATCGGTGAGATGTCGGACAGCTATGGCCTCAAGGTCGGCAACGTCTTCCATGCAGGTGACGGGAATATGCACCCGTTGATCCTGTTTGACGCCAACAAGCCCGGTGATCTGGAAAAATGCGAAGCCTTTGGCGCGGATATCCTGCGGCTTTGTGTTGAGGTCGGCGGCTGTCTGACCGGAGAGCATGGCGTCGGCATCGAAAAGCGCGATCTGATGCATGTGCAATACGCCCCGGCGGATCTGGAGGCGCAGTTGGCCGTGAAGGACGTGTTCGACCCGGCGTGGTTGCTCAACCCCGCCAAGGTCTTTCCATTGGATGTCACAGAAGGGCGGCGCGGGCGCGGCGTGTCGGTGGCCGCGTGA
- a CDS encoding FAD-binding protein → MRVASESELVEAIRSAAGPLSLRGGNTRGMAGPGTALSLAGLRGITLYEPGALTLVAQAGTPVAEIEATLAAEGQRLAFEPMDHRALMGTTGEPTIGGVFAANVSGPRRLAVGAARDFLLGVRFVDGQGNVIKNGGRVMKNVTGYDLVKLLAGSRGTLGALTEVSLKVLPEPETSATLVLSDLYDPAAIAAMAQAMRSPFEVTAAAHDPAQRRTYLRLEGFEASVTYRIGRLKDLLAATGAALESLAAEPSITLWRDLRDVAAFHGAQGDVWRVHCRPTEAPALAAKAGAEAHLYDWAGGLIRLRMAPGTDLRARLGRYDGHATLLRADEAAQALPRQEPEAPGVARLTAGLRAKFDPRGIFNAEALALSP, encoded by the coding sequence GTGAGGGTCGCCAGCGAATCCGAATTGGTTGAGGCGATCCGCAGCGCAGCGGGGCCGCTGTCTTTGCGCGGGGGGAATACACGGGGCATGGCCGGGCCGGGTACGGCACTGTCACTGGCTGGACTGCGTGGGATCACCCTTTACGAGCCGGGCGCGCTGACGCTTGTCGCGCAGGCGGGCACGCCAGTGGCAGAGATTGAAGCGACCCTCGCCGCCGAAGGCCAGCGGCTGGCCTTCGAGCCGATGGACCACCGCGCCTTGATGGGAACGACCGGAGAGCCGACGATCGGCGGGGTCTTTGCCGCCAACGTCAGCGGACCGCGACGGCTTGCCGTCGGCGCTGCGCGAGATTTCCTGTTGGGTGTGCGCTTTGTCGATGGGCAGGGGAACGTCATCAAGAACGGGGGCCGGGTGATGAAAAACGTCACCGGCTATGATCTGGTGAAGTTGCTGGCCGGATCGCGCGGGACATTGGGCGCGCTGACCGAAGTCTCGCTTAAGGTTTTGCCCGAACCGGAAACCAGCGCGACGCTTGTGCTTTCTGATCTCTACGACCCCGCAGCCATCGCCGCCATGGCACAGGCGATGCGCAGCCCTTTCGAGGTCACCGCAGCCGCCCATGACCCGGCACAGCGCCGGACGTATCTACGGTTGGAGGGGTTTGAGGCCTCAGTCACTTACCGCATCGGGCGGCTGAAGGATTTGCTGGCGGCAACCGGTGCCGCGCTTGAGAGCCTCGCGGCGGAGCCCTCCATCACGCTCTGGCGCGACCTGCGTGATGTAGCGGCCTTTCATGGGGCGCAGGGGGATGTCTGGCGGGTGCATTGCCGTCCGACGGAGGCACCGGCGCTGGCGGCAAAGGCCGGAGCGGAGGCGCATCTTTATGATTGGGCCGGGGGGCTGATCAGGTTGCGCATGGCCCCCGGCACGGACCTGCGTGCCCGGTTGGGCCGCTATGACGGTCACGCGACGCTCTTGCGGGCCGATGAGGCGGCGCAGGCTCTGCCCCGGCAGGAACCCGAAGCACCGGGCGTGGCGCGGTTGACGGCGGGGCTCAGGGCCAAGTTCGACCCACGCGGCATTTTCAACGCCGAAGCCTTGGCGCTGTCCCCATGA